In Streptomyces sp. NBC_00448, the following are encoded in one genomic region:
- a CDS encoding M18 family aminopeptidase encodes MTSQHPAFDRGHTDDLAAFVRSAPSPYHAAASVAERLDAAGFRRVEEAERWEDGTGGGAGGRYVVRGGAVVAWYVPEGAAPHTPFRVVGAHTDSPNLRVKPQPDLGSHGWRQVAVEIYGGPLLNSWLDRDLGIAGRLSLRDGSTRLVNVDRPLLRVAQLAVHLDRSANDALTLDRQRHLQPLWGLGDTTEGDLIAFLAEEAGVAEADVTGWDLMTHDVQPPAYLGRDRELFASPRLDNLLSVHAGVAALIAAAARPDLAFVPVLAAFDHEETGSQSDTGAGGPLLGRVFERSVLARGGDQEDVLRALASTVCASSDVGHAVHPNYAERHDPSHHPRANGGPILKTNVNQRYATDGVGRAVFAAACERAGVPLQHFVSNNTIPCGTTIGPITAARHGITTVDIGVPLLSMHSARELAGADDPHHLANALTAFLAS; translated from the coding sequence ATGACCTCTCAGCACCCTGCGTTCGACCGCGGGCACACCGACGACCTGGCCGCGTTCGTACGATCCGCGCCCTCTCCGTACCACGCCGCGGCCTCCGTGGCCGAGCGGCTGGACGCGGCCGGATTCCGCCGGGTCGAGGAAGCCGAGCGGTGGGAGGACGGCACCGGCGGCGGCGCCGGCGGGCGGTACGTGGTGCGCGGCGGCGCCGTCGTCGCCTGGTACGTGCCCGAGGGCGCCGCGCCGCACACCCCGTTCCGCGTGGTCGGCGCGCACACCGACTCCCCCAACCTCCGGGTCAAGCCGCAGCCCGACCTCGGCTCGCACGGCTGGCGCCAGGTCGCCGTCGAGATCTACGGCGGCCCGCTGCTCAACAGCTGGCTCGACCGCGACCTCGGCATCGCCGGACGGCTGTCGCTGCGCGACGGCTCCACCCGCCTGGTGAACGTCGACCGGCCGCTGCTGCGGGTGGCCCAGCTCGCCGTCCACCTCGACCGCTCGGCGAACGACGCGCTCACCCTGGACCGGCAGCGCCACCTCCAGCCCCTGTGGGGCCTGGGCGACACGACCGAGGGCGACCTGATCGCCTTCCTCGCCGAGGAGGCGGGCGTCGCCGAGGCCGACGTCACCGGGTGGGACCTCATGACGCACGACGTCCAGCCGCCGGCGTATCTCGGGCGCGACCGCGAACTGTTCGCGTCCCCCCGGCTGGACAACCTGCTCTCCGTGCACGCGGGCGTGGCCGCGCTCATCGCGGCCGCCGCGCGGCCCGACCTCGCGTTCGTGCCCGTGCTGGCCGCGTTCGACCACGAGGAGACCGGCAGCCAGTCCGACACCGGGGCCGGCGGGCCCCTGCTCGGGCGGGTCTTCGAGCGGTCCGTGCTGGCGCGGGGCGGTGACCAGGAGGACGTGCTGCGCGCGCTCGCCTCGACGGTCTGCGCGTCCTCCGACGTCGGGCACGCCGTACACCCCAACTACGCGGAGCGGCACGACCCGAGCCATCACCCGCGGGCGAACGGGGGGCCGATCCTCAAGACGAACGTCAACCAGCGGTACGCCACCGACGGGGTGGGCCGGGCGGTGTTCGCTGCCGCGTGCGAGCGGGCCGGGGTGCCGTTGCAGCACTTCGTCTCCAACAACACGATTCCCTGCGGGACGACGATCGGGCCGATCACCGCGGCGCGCCACGGCATCACCACCGTGGACATCGGGGTGCCCCTGCTTTCCATGCACTCCGCCCGCGAGCTCGCCGGCGCGGACGACCCGCACCACCTGGCGAACGCCCTCACCGCGTTCCTGGCGAGCTGA
- a CDS encoding acyl-CoA dehydrogenase yields MGHYKSNLRDIEFNLFEVLGRDQVYGTGPFAEMDVDTAKDVLSEIARLAERQLADSFADADRNPPVFDPETSTAPLPESFKKSYAAFMDAEYWRLGLPEEIGGTTAPRSLIWAFAEMVLGANPAVWMYGSGPAFARILFEEGTEEQKKIAAVSVEKQWGTTMVLTEPDAGSDVGAGRTKAVRQEDGSWHIEGVKRFITSGEHDLTDNIIHYVLARPEGAGPGTKGLSLFMVPKFEFDFTTGELGERNGVYATNVEHKMGLKASNTCELTFGDRHPAKGWLIGDRHDGIRQMFRIIEFARMMVGTKAIATLSTGYLNALEYAKERVQGPDLAQFTDKAAPKVTITHHPDVRRSLMTQKAYAEGMRSLVLYTATVQDSIEAAEARGEDTKQLHGLNDLLLPIVKGYGSERSYEQLAQSLQTFGGSGYLQEYPIEQYIRDAKIDTLYEGTTAIQGQDFFFRKIVRDQGQALTALSEEIKKFLAEAPGGEDLAPARDQLAKSAADLESIVGTMLTDLAATEQDVRSIYKVGLNSTRLLLASGDVVTGYLLLRGAAVAAEKLPSATGKDQAFYAGKVAAAKFFAATVLPEVGTARALAEAVTLDVMDLPEEAF; encoded by the coding sequence ATGGGCCACTACAAGTCGAACCTCCGCGACATCGAGTTCAACCTCTTCGAGGTCCTGGGCCGCGACCAGGTCTACGGCACCGGTCCGTTCGCCGAGATGGACGTGGACACCGCGAAGGACGTCCTGAGCGAGATCGCCCGCCTCGCGGAGCGCCAGCTCGCCGACTCGTTCGCCGACGCCGACCGCAACCCGCCGGTGTTCGACCCCGAGACCAGCACCGCGCCGCTGCCCGAGTCGTTCAAGAAGAGCTACGCGGCCTTCATGGACGCCGAGTACTGGCGGCTCGGCCTGCCCGAGGAGATCGGCGGCACCACCGCGCCCCGCTCCCTGATCTGGGCCTTCGCGGAGATGGTGCTGGGCGCCAACCCGGCCGTGTGGATGTACGGCTCCGGCCCCGCCTTCGCCCGCATCCTCTTCGAGGAGGGCACCGAGGAGCAGAAGAAGATCGCGGCCGTGTCGGTCGAGAAGCAGTGGGGCACCACGATGGTCCTCACCGAGCCCGACGCGGGCTCCGACGTCGGCGCCGGCCGCACCAAGGCCGTCCGGCAGGAGGACGGCAGCTGGCACATCGAGGGCGTCAAGCGCTTCATCACCTCGGGCGAGCACGACCTGACCGACAACATCATCCACTACGTGCTGGCCCGCCCCGAGGGCGCGGGACCCGGCACCAAGGGCCTGTCGCTCTTCATGGTCCCGAAGTTCGAGTTCGACTTCACCACCGGCGAGTTGGGCGAGCGCAACGGCGTGTACGCCACCAACGTCGAGCACAAGATGGGCCTGAAGGCGTCCAACACCTGCGAGCTGACCTTCGGCGACCGGCACCCCGCCAAGGGCTGGCTGATCGGCGACCGGCACGACGGCATCCGCCAGATGTTCCGGATCATCGAGTTCGCCCGCATGATGGTCGGCACCAAGGCGATCGCCACCCTCTCCACCGGCTACCTCAACGCGCTGGAGTACGCCAAGGAGCGGGTCCAGGGCCCGGACCTGGCCCAGTTCACCGACAAGGCCGCGCCCAAGGTCACCATCACCCACCACCCCGACGTACGCCGCTCGCTGATGACGCAGAAGGCGTACGCGGAGGGCATGCGCTCCCTCGTCCTCTACACGGCGACCGTCCAGGACAGCATCGAGGCCGCCGAGGCCCGCGGCGAGGACACCAAGCAGCTCCACGGGCTCAACGACCTGCTGCTGCCGATCGTCAAGGGCTACGGCTCCGAGCGGTCCTACGAGCAGCTCGCCCAGTCGCTGCAGACCTTCGGCGGCTCCGGGTACCTCCAGGAGTACCCGATCGAGCAGTACATCCGGGACGCCAAGATCGACACCCTCTACGAGGGCACCACCGCGATCCAGGGCCAGGACTTCTTCTTCCGGAAGATCGTCCGCGACCAGGGGCAGGCGCTGACCGCGCTCAGCGAGGAGATCAAGAAGTTCCTCGCCGAGGCGCCGGGCGGCGAGGACCTGGCCCCGGCCCGCGACCAGCTCGCGAAGTCCGCGGCCGACCTGGAGTCGATCGTCGGCACCATGCTCACCGACCTCGCGGCCACCGAGCAGGACGTGCGCTCCATCTACAAGGTGGGGCTGAACTCCACCCGGCTGCTGCTCGCCTCCGGCGACGTCGTCACCGGCTACCTGCTGCTGCGCGGCGCCGCGGTGGCCGCGGAGAAGCTGCCGTCGGCGACCGGCAAGGACCAGGCGTTCTACGCGGGCAAGGTCGCGGCGGCGAAGTTCTTCGCGGCCACGGTCCTGCCGGAGGTCGGCACGGCGCGGGCGCTGGCCGAGGCCGTCACGCTCGACGTCATGGACCTGCCCGAAGAGGCGTTCTGA
- a CDS encoding SseB family protein, protein MYGYEQSGNGGPGGPMGAGPMGPPMGAPMGSPMGGGPMGGPGYPDPSPAYPEPSPPSLADAVRAFTTGAMMAEDFQAIFATSKVYCPRGENPGFLALHDTQQPVIPMFTSLKELRRYAGKESKYFVITGAEVLDLLPTGYGFVLDIDGQHRMVFDAKAVEQMVDFTMRRMYG, encoded by the coding sequence GTGTACGGCTACGAGCAGAGCGGGAACGGCGGGCCCGGCGGTCCGATGGGCGCAGGCCCGATGGGTCCGCCGATGGGTGCGCCCATGGGCTCCCCGATGGGCGGCGGTCCGATGGGCGGTCCCGGCTACCCGGACCCCTCTCCCGCGTACCCGGAGCCGTCGCCGCCGTCGCTGGCCGACGCGGTCCGGGCGTTCACCACGGGCGCGATGATGGCCGAGGACTTCCAGGCGATCTTCGCCACGTCCAAGGTGTACTGCCCGCGCGGCGAGAACCCCGGGTTCCTGGCGCTGCACGACACCCAGCAGCCGGTCATCCCGATGTTCACCTCGCTCAAGGAACTGCGGCGGTACGCGGGCAAGGAGTCGAAGTACTTCGTGATCACCGGGGCCGAGGTGCTGGACCTGCTCCCGACCGGCTACGGCTTCGTGCTCGACATCGACGGGCAGCACCGGATGGTGTTCGACGCGAAGGCGGTCGAGCAGATGGTCGACTTCACGATGCGCCGGATGTACGGGTAG
- a CDS encoding pirin family protein codes for MPAVTVENPLSLPRVSPAQGSTPRPALAVSTAPSGLEGEGFPVRRAFAGVDYRHLDPFILMDQMGEVDYAAGEPKGTPWHPHRGFETVTYIMDGTFVHQDSHGGGGTITNGDTQWMTAGSGLLHIETPPESLVLSGGLFHGLQLWVNLPKADKMMPPKYQDIRAGGLKLLTSEDGGALIRLIAGDLGGHQGPGATHTPITMIHVSVNPGATVTLPWRADFNALAYGLAGSGFAGPEARPFHLGQAVVFGKGDALTLRAHDKQDSRSANFEVVLLGGLPIREPMMQYGPFVMNSHAELAQAFDDFQAGRLGTIPADSPLGH; via the coding sequence ATGCCCGCAGTGACCGTAGAGAACCCGTTGAGCCTGCCCCGGGTGAGTCCGGCGCAGGGGAGCACACCGAGGCCCGCGCTCGCGGTGAGCACCGCGCCGAGCGGACTGGAGGGCGAGGGCTTCCCGGTCCGCCGCGCCTTCGCCGGGGTCGACTACCGCCACCTGGACCCGTTCATCCTGATGGACCAGATGGGTGAGGTGGACTACGCGGCGGGTGAGCCGAAGGGCACCCCGTGGCACCCGCACCGTGGCTTCGAGACGGTGACGTACATCATGGACGGCACCTTCGTGCACCAGGACAGCCACGGCGGTGGCGGCACCATCACCAACGGCGACACCCAGTGGATGACCGCCGGGTCCGGGCTGCTGCACATCGAGACGCCGCCCGAGTCCCTCGTGCTGAGCGGCGGCCTCTTCCACGGGCTCCAGCTGTGGGTGAACCTCCCGAAGGCGGACAAGATGATGCCGCCGAAGTACCAGGACATCCGCGCGGGCGGCCTGAAGCTGCTCACCTCCGAGGACGGCGGCGCCCTCATCCGCCTGATCGCCGGGGACCTCGGCGGGCACCAGGGCCCGGGCGCCACCCACACCCCGATCACGATGATCCACGTCTCGGTGAACCCGGGCGCGACCGTCACGCTGCCCTGGCGGGCGGACTTCAACGCGCTCGCGTACGGCCTCGCCGGCAGCGGCTTCGCCGGACCCGAGGCCCGCCCCTTCCACCTCGGCCAGGCGGTCGTCTTCGGCAAGGGCGACGCGCTCACGCTGCGCGCCCACGACAAGCAGGACTCCCGCAGCGCGAACTTCGAGGTCGTCCTGCTCGGCGGGCTCCCCATCCGCGAGCCGATGATGCAGTACGGCCCGTTCGTCATGAACTCCCACGCCGAACTCGCCCAGGCCTTCGACGACTTCCAGGCCGGCCGGCTCGGCACGATCCCGGCGGACTCCCCCCTGGGCCACTGA
- a CDS encoding WD40 repeat domain-containing serine/threonine protein kinase has protein sequence MTANVGDVVAGRYRLVELVGQGGMGRVWRGRDEALERAVAVKEILVPQGTSAVEQRVRVERVRREAKIAANLRHPGIVGVYDIVEREGAPMIVMEYVAGRSLRAVLDERGPLPVAETAEIGAAVLDALAHAHTAGVVHRDVKPDNILLAEGRIALMDFGIARLTEGSTTLTESGAMVGTPRYMSPEQLESKEVTGASDLWSLGATLYTAVEGRPPFTGETLTNLYVAILLQPLRPPQRAGELAPLLTALLTKAPAGRPDAAWVAGFLDQLLARQRRTAAGDGSTRYLDQRPPAAPPLPPSVHPAHSRRALIAAGLGVVVAAGVGIPLAVERGGSHKSGKSGKGAEAGNGTPSGSGGAHSAAGGKVSLTPRATLVGDSVRGIYGIAFSPDGSTLAAAQGAGGVSVWDVRTHQHRVTLPTSRHATAPGTESVYAVAYGPDGKTLVSGNGDGTVEVWDMRTYGAVFSLDAHTNDGAWIRFLSVLALSPDGKLLATSYNDTVVSLWDLTSNARVAQLKGGGEWWAQAMAFSPDGKLLAVGCGDTLSDATSDRGHLDLWDVFLRSEISTLSTTNCNLNSVAFSPDSRTLAAATGEGNVQLWGAATREAGYRLTNPRSTASSLAYGRDGTMLASGNSDGTVSLWSTATRKILATADTGAVLNTTPHGTPATCVALSPDGRTLATGGARLMLWTLAT, from the coding sequence GTGACGGCGAATGTGGGGGACGTGGTTGCGGGCCGCTACAGGCTGGTCGAGTTGGTGGGCCAGGGCGGCATGGGGCGGGTGTGGCGCGGCCGCGACGAGGCGCTCGAACGCGCGGTGGCGGTCAAGGAGATCCTGGTCCCGCAGGGCACCTCCGCCGTGGAGCAGCGGGTGCGGGTCGAGCGGGTGCGGCGGGAGGCGAAGATCGCCGCGAACCTGCGCCACCCCGGGATCGTGGGCGTCTACGACATCGTGGAGCGCGAGGGCGCGCCGATGATCGTGATGGAGTACGTCGCGGGCCGCTCGCTGCGCGCCGTACTCGACGAACGCGGGCCGCTGCCGGTGGCGGAGACGGCGGAGATCGGGGCGGCCGTACTGGACGCGCTCGCGCACGCGCACACCGCGGGCGTGGTGCACCGCGACGTCAAGCCGGACAACATCCTGCTGGCCGAGGGGCGCATCGCCCTCATGGACTTCGGCATCGCCCGCCTCACGGAGGGCAGCACGACGCTGACGGAGTCGGGCGCGATGGTCGGCACGCCGAGGTACATGTCCCCCGAGCAACTGGAGAGCAAGGAGGTCACGGGGGCGTCGGACCTGTGGTCGCTGGGGGCGACGTTGTACACCGCGGTGGAGGGCCGCCCGCCCTTCACCGGGGAGACGCTCACGAACCTGTACGTGGCGATCCTGCTGCAACCGCTGCGACCGCCGCAGCGGGCAGGTGAGTTGGCGCCACTGCTGACGGCCCTGCTGACGAAGGCGCCGGCCGGGCGGCCGGACGCGGCTTGGGTGGCGGGGTTCCTCGACCAGTTGCTCGCCCGGCAGCGACGAACCGCGGCAGGGGACGGTTCCACCCGGTACCTGGATCAACGGCCCCCGGCCGCACCACCGTTACCCCCGTCCGTCCACCCGGCGCACAGCCGTCGCGCCCTCATCGCCGCAGGGCTCGGCGTCGTGGTCGCGGCAGGCGTCGGCATTCCGCTCGCCGTGGAGCGCGGCGGCTCGCACAAGAGCGGCAAGAGCGGCAAGGGCGCCGAGGCCGGCAACGGCACCCCGTCCGGCTCCGGCGGCGCCCACTCCGCGGCCGGCGGAAAGGTGAGCCTCACGCCCCGTGCCACCCTGGTCGGCGACAGCGTGCGGGGCATCTACGGCATCGCGTTCAGCCCCGACGGCAGCACGCTGGCGGCCGCCCAGGGCGCGGGTGGCGTCAGCGTCTGGGACGTCCGCACCCACCAGCACCGGGTCACCCTCCCGACGAGCAGGCACGCCACCGCGCCCGGCACCGAGTCGGTCTACGCCGTGGCGTACGGCCCGGACGGCAAGACGCTCGTCAGCGGAAACGGCGACGGAACCGTCGAGGTGTGGGACATGCGCACCTACGGAGCGGTCTTCTCGCTCGACGCGCACACGAACGACGGCGCGTGGATCAGGTTCCTCAGCGTCCTCGCGCTCAGCCCGGACGGCAAGCTCCTGGCGACCAGTTACAACGACACGGTGGTCTCGCTCTGGGACCTCACCTCGAACGCGCGCGTCGCCCAGCTCAAGGGCGGTGGCGAGTGGTGGGCCCAGGCGATGGCGTTCAGCCCCGACGGCAAGCTGCTCGCGGTCGGCTGCGGCGACACGCTGAGCGACGCCACCAGTGACCGCGGTCACCTCGACCTGTGGGACGTCTTCCTCAGAAGCGAGATCTCGACGCTGTCCACCACCAACTGCAACCTGAACTCAGTGGCGTTCAGCCCCGACAGCCGCACCCTCGCCGCCGCCACCGGCGAGGGCAACGTCCAACTGTGGGGCGCCGCCACCCGGGAAGCCGGATACCGGCTCACCAACCCTCGTTCCACGGCCAGTTCACTTGCCTACGGCCGGGACGGCACCATGCTGGCCAGTGGCAACTCCGACGGCACGGTCTCCCTCTGGTCCACCGCCACCCGCAAGATCCTCGCCACCGCCGACACCGGCGCCGTCCTCAACACCACCCCCCACGGCACCCCCGCCACCTGCGTCGCCCTCAGCCCCGACGGCAGAACCCTCGCCACCGGCGGAGCCCGCCTGATGCTGTGGACCCTCGCCACCTGA
- a CDS encoding DUF6879 family protein — MFDSFAAARPERLDRPAYHAEFYRIFSSGIRHMNKLERGQHFKERGFASWEAFAAGEWDAAIRLIEDRRDSYAEQVREARRLGVLQRRPRVVEFPLTPYLQWELYVLRVRTQVGDPIRILDARTIAAIEQRHPVPEVVVLGDVAMFEVKYDADGNADGVNRFTDPALIAETSAGFDTLYARAEEYDAFFAREVAPLPAPATTP, encoded by the coding sequence GTGTTTGACTCGTTCGCCGCCGCCAGGCCCGAGCGGCTCGACCGGCCCGCGTACCACGCGGAGTTCTACCGGATCTTTTCGAGCGGAATCCGGCATATGAACAAACTGGAGCGCGGTCAGCACTTCAAAGAGCGGGGCTTCGCCAGTTGGGAGGCGTTCGCCGCCGGTGAATGGGACGCGGCGATCCGGCTCATCGAGGACCGCCGCGACAGCTACGCCGAACAGGTGCGCGAGGCACGCCGCCTCGGGGTCCTCCAGCGCCGGCCGCGGGTGGTGGAATTCCCGCTGACGCCCTACCTGCAATGGGAGTTGTACGTCCTACGGGTGCGCACCCAGGTGGGCGACCCGATCCGGATTCTCGACGCCCGCACCATCGCCGCCATCGAGCAGCGCCACCCCGTACCCGAAGTCGTCGTCCTCGGGGACGTCGCCATGTTCGAGGTGAAGTACGACGCCGACGGCAACGCGGACGGCGTCAACCGCTTCACCGACCCCGCCCTCATCGCCGAGACCTCCGCGGGCTTCGACACCCTCTACGCCCGCGCGGAGGAGTACGACGCCTTCTTCGCCCGCGAGGTCGCCCCGCTGCCCGCCCCGGCCACGACCCCGTAG